The Nitrospinaceae bacterium genome has a segment encoding these proteins:
- the tcuA gene encoding FAD-dependent tricarballylate dehydrogenase TcuA: MSESRERFDVIVVGCGNAALSAALSAKENGANVLVLEKAPEEWRGGNSYFTGGLFRFAFDDVNELFDLVGDMTDAEKEGVDIKPYTSDDFFGDLYRLTDNMADPDLASTLIFNSLPTMKWLREKKVRFVLASGRQAFNVDGKLRFWGGLILEAVGGGVGLVDFLIQQAERDEIEIRYATKATGLLTDKMGAVTGVEVRGPEGPYEIDAGAIVLGAGGFQANTEMRCRYLGPDWELAKVRGTPYNTGDGIQMGLTAGAQSHGHWSSSHTVQWDLGAPPFGDRKVGENFQKHSYPFGLIVNIHGQRFVDEGADFRNYTYAEYGRRVLKQPSRIAWQIFDQKCHPLMRDEYRIREVTKHQADTIEELAQKMEIDVDGFVNTIEDYNAAVQDTDFNPTILDGKKTVGIEPPKSNWAQKMDAPPYEAYGVTAGITFTFGGLKTTKDAQVLDSENRDIPGLFACGEMMGGLFYYNYPGGSGLMSGAVFGKLAGEGAARHAAS, from the coding sequence ATGTCCGAGAGCAGGGAGCGTTTTGATGTGATTGTTGTCGGCTGCGGGAATGCGGCCCTGAGCGCGGCTTTGAGCGCCAAAGAAAATGGCGCCAACGTTCTTGTGCTCGAAAAAGCACCCGAGGAATGGCGCGGCGGCAACTCATATTTCACGGGTGGGCTTTTCCGCTTTGCATTCGACGACGTGAATGAGCTGTTCGATCTCGTTGGGGATATGACAGACGCAGAAAAAGAGGGCGTCGATATCAAGCCCTACACGAGTGATGATTTTTTTGGCGACCTTTATCGTCTCACCGACAACATGGCCGACCCCGACCTTGCCAGCACGCTCATCTTTAATTCGCTTCCGACAATGAAATGGCTTCGTGAAAAAAAGGTGCGCTTCGTCCTTGCTAGCGGGCGGCAGGCCTTTAACGTAGACGGCAAGCTGCGCTTTTGGGGCGGGCTGATACTTGAGGCTGTCGGCGGCGGAGTGGGCTTGGTGGATTTTTTGATTCAGCAGGCCGAACGAGATGAAATTGAAATCCGCTACGCGACGAAGGCCACCGGTCTTTTGACCGACAAGATGGGCGCCGTGACCGGCGTTGAAGTTCGCGGGCCAGAGGGACCCTACGAGATTGACGCGGGCGCCATTGTGCTCGGCGCTGGCGGATTTCAGGCGAACACCGAGATGCGCTGCCGCTATCTGGGGCCGGACTGGGAGCTCGCCAAGGTGCGCGGCACTCCCTACAACACGGGCGACGGCATCCAGATGGGCCTCACCGCAGGCGCACAATCACATGGTCACTGGAGCTCATCTCATACCGTTCAGTGGGACCTTGGCGCACCGCCTTTCGGCGACAGAAAAGTCGGCGAGAACTTCCAAAAGCACTCCTATCCCTTTGGGCTAATTGTGAACATTCACGGCCAGCGGTTCGTAGACGAGGGGGCCGACTTTCGCAACTACACTTATGCCGAATACGGCCGCCGCGTTCTCAAGCAGCCCAGTCGAATTGCCTGGCAAATTTTCGATCAAAAATGCCACCCTCTCATGCGAGACGAGTACCGAATCCGCGAGGTAACCAAACACCAGGCGGACACAATTGAAGAGTTGGCACAAAAAATGGAAATCGATGTGGATGGGTTCGTGAATACCATCGAGGACTACAACGCCGCCGTGCAGGACACCGACTTTAACCCGACAATACTCGACGGCAAAAAAACGGTGGGAATCGAGCCGCCCAAATCAAACTGGGCGCAAAAAATGGACGCGCCGCCCTATGAGGCCTACGGCGTCACCGCCGGAATCACCTTCACCTTCGGCGGGCTCAAAACAACCAAAGACGCGCAGGTACTCGACTCAGAAAATAGAGACATTCCAGGACTGTTCGCCTGCGGAGAAATGATGGGCGGATTGTTCTACTACAACTATCCGGGCGGCTCTGGGCTGATGTCGGGAGCCGTGTTCGGCAAGCTCGCCGGAGAGGGCGCGGCACGACATGCCGCCTCTTAA
- a CDS encoding complex I NDUFA9 subunit family protein, which produces MKVFVTGGTGHIGQSVVRLLSEQGHECRILSRDAEATRRWTESIPRAYPTRGDITTSTTDQLAELVKKFDAVIHIVGVIIEKGGPGFEAVHVGGTRRIVEAAKRAGAKRFIHMSALGAREGAASRYHQTKFAAEQIVRESGLDWTIFRPSIVYGPNDEFLNTFASIARLSPLLPVIGSGRGKLQPIWVEDVARCFVKALEMSETFGETYEMGGDTAHSIKEIMRLLLGAMGKRRIFVHMPVSIARLKARMFEYMPMRPPFTADQITMLGEDNVCDPAPLKNTFGLSLRPIADYLGEQFGK; this is translated from the coding sequence ATGAAAGTTTTTGTCACGGGCGGAACTGGCCACATTGGGCAATCGGTTGTTCGCCTGCTTTCCGAGCAGGGCCATGAGTGTCGCATTCTTTCGAGGGACGCGGAGGCTACGAGGCGGTGGACGGAGTCGATTCCGCGTGCCTACCCGACCCGGGGAGACATTACGACGAGCACGACAGATCAACTCGCCGAGCTGGTTAAAAAATTTGATGCCGTGATTCATATTGTCGGCGTTATCATCGAAAAAGGTGGGCCTGGTTTTGAGGCGGTGCATGTTGGGGGCACGAGGCGAATCGTCGAGGCGGCCAAGCGGGCGGGCGCGAAGCGCTTTATTCACATGAGCGCCCTTGGTGCTCGTGAGGGAGCTGCCTCGCGCTACCATCAGACAAAATTTGCGGCCGAGCAGATTGTGCGCGAAAGTGGGCTGGACTGGACGATTTTCCGGCCCTCGATTGTTTATGGGCCCAATGATGAGTTTCTGAATACTTTCGCGAGCATTGCGCGGCTCTCCCCGCTCCTGCCTGTCATTGGTTCGGGAAGAGGAAAGCTACAGCCAATCTGGGTGGAAGATGTGGCTCGCTGTTTCGTCAAGGCGCTAGAAATGAGTGAGACCTTTGGTGAGACCTACGAGATGGGCGGAGACACAGCCCATTCCATTAAAGAAATTATGCGGCTGTTGCTTGGCGCGATGGGCAAGCGTCGAATTTTTGTTCACATGCCTGTGTCTATTGCCAGACTTAAAGCCAGGATGTTCGAATACATGCCGATGCGCCCGCCGTTCACGGCGGATCAAATTACGATGCTGGGTGAGGACAATGTCTGCGATCCCGCACCGCTCAAGAATACCTTCGGCCTGAGCCTAAGGCCCATAGCGGATTATCTCGGCGAGCAGTTCGGAAAGTAA
- the truD gene encoding tRNA pseudouridine(13) synthase TruD: MSAVEGRFLTEAVPGTGGVIRTEPEDFRVEEISLNQPEGVGEHLYLRVEKRGVSTLEVLRKLCGLLGVDEKSAGYAGMKDARAVTRQWISILSPAPSTERKLRNLGNELPTGVTVLEIKRGRSKLRRGDLRGNRFDIRIRRPRSGVEDSARETLKILSLRGVPNAFGPQRFGARKNSAEVGRALALGDWGRAVECLLGRCLEGGGEEADREGQSRADEAAERFRDGDLIGSRRLYPESWRAEQRVLAAMIDGASPEKAMRTITRRERALFASAFQAAVFNVCLAQRMAGDTHAEILAGDVVVNHRSEKIRRVGDPAKERAARVAFEISPTGPLIGEKMLEARGVPGEVEARVFQELGVAPDSVSGGLVRMGARGGRRSYRARLNVLNVVEEAGDLRLQFELPPGAYATEVLREVMKVEPPAGARLYLSDLGG, encoded by the coding sequence ATGTCGGCTGTTGAGGGGCGCTTTCTGACCGAAGCCGTCCCCGGAACAGGTGGAGTGATCCGCACCGAGCCAGAGGACTTTCGCGTTGAGGAAATTTCCCTAAACCAGCCCGAAGGTGTTGGGGAACATCTTTATCTTCGAGTGGAAAAAAGGGGCGTTTCAACGCTTGAGGTTCTCAGGAAGCTTTGCGGTTTACTTGGGGTGGACGAGAAGAGCGCAGGATACGCAGGGATGAAAGATGCGCGGGCTGTAACGCGCCAGTGGATATCAATTTTGTCCCCTGCCCCAAGCACAGAACGAAAGCTGAGAAATCTTGGCAATGAATTGCCGACGGGTGTAACCGTACTGGAAATAAAACGGGGCCGCTCAAAGCTTAGGCGCGGTGATCTTCGCGGCAACCGGTTTGATATCCGCATCCGGAGGCCACGATCGGGAGTAGAGGATAGCGCCCGGGAGACCCTGAAGATATTAAGCCTCCGCGGCGTGCCAAACGCATTTGGCCCTCAGCGATTTGGTGCCCGGAAGAATTCTGCCGAGGTGGGCCGCGCGCTGGCTCTTGGGGATTGGGGCCGTGCTGTAGAATGTCTTCTCGGCCGTTGTCTTGAGGGTGGAGGCGAAGAGGCCGACCGAGAAGGGCAAAGCCGGGCTGATGAGGCGGCAGAGCGGTTTCGGGACGGGGACTTGATCGGCTCGCGTCGCCTTTATCCTGAAAGTTGGCGAGCAGAACAGCGCGTTCTTGCCGCCATGATAGATGGCGCATCGCCCGAAAAAGCAATGCGGACGATCACCCGACGAGAACGGGCGCTTTTTGCATCGGCGTTTCAGGCGGCGGTATTTAATGTTTGTTTGGCGCAGCGGATGGCTGGTGACACTCATGCCGAAATCTTGGCGGGTGATGTGGTGGTGAACCACCGGAGCGAAAAAATTCGGCGGGTTGGAGATCCGGCCAAAGAAAGGGCAGCCCGTGTCGCCTTTGAGATTAGCCCGACCGGGCCGCTGATTGGCGAGAAGATGCTGGAGGCCCGGGGTGTGCCGGGCGAGGTCGAGGCGCGCGTTTTTCAGGAGCTTGGCGTAGCACCCGATTCCGTGAGTGGCGGGCTTGTCCGGATGGGGGCTCGTGGCGGCAGGAGGTCGTATCGCGCACGCCTGAATGTTCTGAATGTTGTCGAGGAGGCGGGCGATTTGCGCTTGCAATTTGAGCTTCCTCCTGGGGCGTATGCTACCGAAGTGCTCCGTGAGGTAATGAAGGTGGAGCCGCCGGCGGGAGCGAGATTGTATCTATCGGATTTGGGCGGATGA